In Tachysurus vachellii isolate PV-2020 chromosome 7, HZAU_Pvac_v1, whole genome shotgun sequence, the DNA window AGTCACTTCtctaacaaatatttaataagtaatattcattaaaaatataacatttatataacatttaagcCTAGTTTTGATTTCTTAGCAGTGTTTTTCTTATATAGCAAAGTTGATTTAATATGAATCATCTAGGTTAATAATCTTATCTGCAAAGGACCAGTGTAGCTGCAGGCTTTCATTCCAACTTAGCAGGAGCCATTTGTGATAATGACTGAAATTATAAACAGGTTAAATGCATGGAATCAGGTATGGCTCCTGATCTAGGTTTTAATGCTCATGTCAAGTTTAGGACTATATCCTCACCTCATCATCTTCATCGTCGTCCTCATCTTCACTATCTGTCGAAGCGGAGGACTCGTCATCTTCGTCCTCCGAGTCTGTTGAATTTGACTTATTGTCTTCTTCCTCTGAGTCTGAGGTGTCCTGCTGGAAACCACAGAGTCACACTTCTCTCTAATAAGCAGTTATTCTCCCCCTTCTGCATAACATCCATAATTCtgtgtttagttgttttttttctcactatACTTCAACAGAGCTTTTGCTTACTGTTCATGAGACTAATACATTTTTTCAACACTATTTGCCTGATGCTGAGGCCTGAGTGGCCCATTGGATTTTTTGACTGTGTTGGGCGAGTGGCCCAGAGAAAGCGGGCGTTACCTTGACCCGGTACGCCATGGAACGTTTGCCCCCCCCGGCCCCCAGCGCTGCAGCTCGGGCACCTACCGCCTTCCCCTTGGTGACACGCACTTTGGCTCCAGGACCTCGCGCCTTTGTCGTGCTCCGTCGTTTctgtagagagacagacaggggagAGGAGGGGGAAGGTAGGGGGAAGGCGAGGAGAGAGAgcaaccaagaaaaaaaaacaaaaaaaaaaacacaaaaaaccaaaaacacaagaaaacaataGTTCAAGCTCCAAGCAACAATTAGTAGCTCTACAAAGCAGCCCACAGAATCATTACTGTGTGAAGTAAGGTTAGTTCCATTTCACAAATGTACATACGATAATACACAGTAtcgataaataaatgaataattaatagcTATTTATAAGATTACAATGCCACAAAATAGTCTATTCTTAGTCTTATTCAACACTAAATTGCCAGCAGCAAAAAGAAATTACTTGCCATGCAGTGGAATGGAATacatgcacatgtttaaaatgtgtatagCTGCAAATTTGGTTTTTAGGGACTCCTGAACAATCCGCATGTTTAGTGAGTTTCAGCTCTCAACACTCCTGAAAACAGGGGCTGGGGAATGGTAATAACCTGGCACAGGTCTGTTGGGGGACTTTCATTCTTATTAATACATTTCCCAAATCCAAATCTGAGTGgagctggttttttttttttttttttttggctttatttTCAAAACGCACTTATGACaatcaaaacaaagcaaacgCAAAACATTGACTGAGGGGTTTGTAAGACTAAAAACCTGAAGGGAAACCTTCATTGGTCAGAAATATGGATGAGGAAAAAGGTGTGTAAAACATTGATAGATGAGCGAAGTCACAATATTAACCAAGAATGTAGAATCTACTGCTGTTCACTTCCTGCAGTGGGTTAATGAACCCCACTAGAGTCTAAAACTCATGCCAAGGGTTTGCTAAAACAGATTCGATGCTGCATTTGTAAAAGCATCCATCTGAAACCAGAGCTGAACTGATATGTGGACTGAATGGGGTTCCCTGGTGACTAAATCACCGTGGCTTCAAATAAGTTGCACAATATAGAAGATGTTAATAAGCAAGAGTAAAATGCTAATAATGAAATGACTGAATTGAGACACTCACTGTAGAAGAGAACTCTTTGTACACAGCTCGTgcctgaggagagagagactgagagagaaagcaaaagagAAAACTGTGTCACTGACATCTGCACAAACTGCTACAAACTGAAAGTGCGGGCTAAACGTCAGTGCGTACCTTCACCCAGGCATCCAACTCTGCTTTGTACTCGAGTTGCTGCTCCTCCACCTGCTTCTTGTACTTGTCCTTCTGGCTCTGACTGAGCTTGTGCCAGCGCTTGCCGATCTCCACCATGCGCTCCTTGAGACTGAAGTGATTTAGCTCACCATTTGTGAGCAGCTCCTGGGAAAACATCTGATAGCCGCTCCTGCATCAaaatgagaaagaagaaaaaaggaagaggaagTTAGATGATGGACTGAACAGTTCTCCTATACTGGATCTCGgagtacattacatttacatttacagcatttagcagacgcccttatccagagcgacttacattttacctcatttttatacaactgagcaattgagggttaagggccttgctcaggggcccagcagtggcagcttggtggatgtaggaatcgaactcgcaaccttccgattggtagtccaacaccttaaccactagtctaccacatccctcCTGGAGTAGTATTGACATGCAGATTTGCCACTCACACAGGAGGTTTCTTAGGCTCTCCGTCAAACTTTTGCTTCTTCTGACCTTGACCCGAAGGCACCGTCCTCATCTCAACCAGCTCTCTCTGTAGGATGTAAATTCAACAAAACAAGACCTCAGCTTGGTTCAAGCATTTtaccttaaataaaataatacttaagACTATTCTGTAAAATCActgcataaaaaagaaaatgtcaattTTGTGGAAATCATCAATACAATTGACTGGGTATGAAAACCAGCACAACGACAAAGTCGCATTTATATCAAGCACAATGCAAGAACAGTAAAAATAAGTACCACACGGGAACAAAAGAAACAACGGCTAGAGATTCTGCTGTTTCACCCCGACCCCCAACCCCCCCAGCTGTACTCTGCGGAATAAGGTTATAAGATGACCaacattttgacatttcttCAGTATGGATGAGAAGACAGTGGTCAAAACGTTTGGTCACTGACCACAGTCCGGTACTGAACCTCGTATCGCTTCTGGTCCTCGGCTGCTTTCTTGATCCAGGGaatcttctctttcttctccatgCCCTTCCAAGTAGCCTCCATGGTGCTTTGAGCTTTCTTCCTGTCATTCTGCAAAGACACCCAAAGCACTTTTGCTTATTTAGCAAAACGACTGTCTTTTTATATGTAAAGAGCATTATCATGGTGTACAGGTATACAAGTTTCCTGTGTTTAAAGTTACAGAAATAACGGAAAAAATACAGAGCAAGACAGGAGATGAACTGATGAAAATAGATGAACTTTGTAAAGCTATTTCTTTCCAAAAGATCCTCTCAAAACTGCAACAGTATGCATATTCTTTACTGACCGTCAGCACCTTTATCCTTTTTCTATTATAGTTAACTTAGTTAATTGAGTTATTTTGGCTCACCCTGTATTTGGCCAGGTAGTCACCGATCACACTCTGTTGCCACATCTCCTCTGCTGTTTTGGGTGTCTCAGGAAGTTGTGTCTTCTTCTTCCcgtctttcttttcctttggcATTCCATGAACCCACTGGTCCAACTCAGAGTCTCGACCCCGGTCCTATACCCCAGGGATGATACCAACTTGCCAATATGCAATTCAGGAGAGCTACATGAGGATAAAGTTTTGCAGAGGAGTAGAATTAACCCACCTTGGCTGACAGGGATTTAGAAACAAAATGGCTGCCTGCCCCCATAATGCTCAGCTTGGAGCCTCCCAGCTTCTCCTCTGTCAGGACTCGATCCCTTTCCTCATCTGGTAGGCTCTGTAGTTACATAAATCCCcccaaaaatacacacattttgctTATGAATTAAACCGTTAAATAGCTCTGCAAAGCTTTATTCTATCTGCAAAAACAGTACTCGAATCCCTACCTCGATAAACCTCTGGAGATCAATCTCATACTGCTTCTTTTTCTGCCGAGACAAAAGTTGGAGAATCGGGTGAAGTTTTTTAACCAGGACTGCTCTGTTCACGAGTACAGAAGACTGTGGATTAAGTTTTCACTCGTGGTTGTTGCATTTACAGCTGCTTACCTGTTCACATCGCTTCTGGTACATGTCCTTCTCTTTCTGGGTCATCATTTTCCACTGCTTGCTGCACAGCACCATCCTCTCTGTGCTCGGGACGTCCTTCATGTTTACCATCAGCTCGGCGCAGTATAAAGAATAACCGTTCCTGCAGAACAAAAGCTGATCACTGTCGCTGTGGGCCAAATTCCTTAGCAAGGCATTCGGGTTACATTTTACAATCCAACTGGATCAAATTTCAGGTTCTATCTGATGTTATTGACCATGTTATTCAAATGGCATATTTAATGGATAGAAATGGatgtcaatttattttattaacaaaactaTAAAAGCTAAAAACTCTATCGACTTTGGTTGTAGTGAGGCTCAAAATGTTATCCAGCAAAAGATAAAGTAATGGAATTGCCAGACAGATCACTCTAAACAATCATGTTTTATAGTAAAGTAACTTCTGATGGTCCAGGAGGTTTTACTACTGGGTAATCGCATGAAATACTCATGCAatagaacaaataaaacatttcttcaaaAATATTAACCACCGTACTTTTAATTGTAAACTCATGACTTGTGCTCCCTCTACAGGATGAATGTTGAGTTTAGAGAAACTGCCACTCTATTCCATTGAGTAACAAACTATATTATAGTAACGATTCATTACAGACAGCAGCTTACAGTGAAACAGTGAGAACAGTCAAAACTAAACCGTATACATAgctgttttaatgttttctgtCGCAAGCTTATTTGTTTAAATCTTTACAGACTATGCTTTTACAAAGTCTTTATCGCAAACAATTAATGGATGCTAGTTGACACATAGCACCAAACATATGCACATGTATCTTATACGTGATCTCGGCAGAATCTTACACCAGAACTCAGCAGCTTAATTATATAAAccttagggggaaaaaaatcaaccatATAGAAGGAGTAAGAACATTGGATTTTAACACAAGATAAACTGAAGATCttcagaagagaagaaaaaaaagtgtttaactCAACCGCGCTTATTACAGATGAGTAAAAATGCTTTGTTCGACTGGACATTTCGGtcatgtatgtttttttctccttttcaaaGCAAAGGTAAACCTACATTTATTATTCCTGTGGTAAACCATGGaattccatacacacacaagtataaatATGAAGCAACACAGTAAAACCACTTTTGAAATAATCACCAAGTCTAAATACAGTGTCAGGGATTTTATAAATTCAGGGTGTCAGGGTTTGTTCTTGTTGATTGACAAAGGAGAGTGTAATGACATTCCTCTTTTACTCCCTTGTCATTGTCTGTCAAGTTTTGTGCTACTCTTGACACTGctttcctccacacacacacatacagccttGCAAGTGAGTAAGGGACATGTTCTTTAAGCTAGCAGAGAACACTTACGGGGGTGGCTTAGTGGGCCGTCCGTCAAATTTGTCCTTGAGCTGCCGCTCGGCTTTGGTCAGGACGGACTTGACGTGTTCTTCGGAGTTTGCGTCTGGGTGTGCTTCGTGGTATGCCCTCATACTGTCCTGAAAGGCAAACTCAGAAAAGTGAAAGAAGTTCTACTTCAATAACTTTGATGTTTATTGTGGTGTAAAGTACCTCATAGTTCTTCTGCAGCTCCAGTGCTTTGCTGATCCATTTCAGCCGCTTTTTGTCCAAGAGCTGAGACCACTGACGCCGTAAAGCTTCTTTCAGATCCTTTTGGCTGACCTAGGAAAAGAAAAACTACACATGTATAATCTGGAAAATGAACTATTCCATAAAATCAGAACTTTTTTTCACACTGACCTCTGGGTGAAGCTTCATGAAGGTTTTCTTTTCATGGTTGTACCACAGCTGCTGAGGGGTTTTGGGCTTCTCTGGGAGGTCCgacttcttcctttcttctatCAGCTCAGGATGGTCTTCTCTAACAAAAAAGCATGCGCTTGTTTaagaaaaagcttttaaaactttatttcaaAAATGAGGGAAGGGGGTGCTTACTTAAACCGTGCCATGTTTTTCTCAAAGGACTCCTTCTCCCTCTGGAATTCCTGAATGTATTTAAGCtaaacagagaaaaataaatcatgatgtttaaaacaaaacaaaaaaagcaccaTCAAAAGCCATGTGCTttgcaaaacaaatcaaaaaatctGGTCAGGTGTTCCTTTGGAGTACTtacctttttcttttcaggCAGCTCTTTGTATTTTTTGGAGAGGATCTTTGTTAGATCCAGGTTGCTCATCTCTGGGTGAATTTTTGCATACTTGGCTCTCTTCTCCATAAAAAAACGAAAGTAGGGTGTCAGGGGCTTCTTTGGGAAATCCGGATGCGTCTGTGGAGAAGTACGAATCGACAAGTTGTTCTTGGGAACAATTTGCATTCAAGATACTGTAATAAAATTGTGAACATTTTGTAGTACCATTTTGTTGAGAATGTCAAaacctataacacacacattacctttAGTTTCTTTCCTTTGTACGGGTTCTTTACATATTCTATTGCGTCGACAATGAGCTCTGTCATTGTCCTGTATTTCCGAACCTATGAGGAAAAACGCTTATAAAATGCCCCAACTCTGTGCCGAAGTTTAACATAAAACATtctgtaaaacaacagagaacATTTGGGCTGATAAAGCATCCTGAAAAACATTTCTTAACCACCAGTCAGTCTTTaccatactacacacacacacacacacacacacacacacacacacatatctggtTAGTTGGCTCACCTCTGTGGAAACCTTCTGCCATTTCTGCTTACACATGTCCCCAGTGAAACTTCCAAAGCCCACTTTGTCCCAGTCAAAATGAGACTCTGTGGTCTTGTATTTCAAAGTGTCTCCATCAGGCAACATACCCTTAATCCTCTCTAGCAGCATCAGACAGTCCTCTTTAGTCCACACATCACCacctaacacaacacacaaaataaatattaaaatgtaaaatatgctGTTTCCAGAGGCATCTTTTTTCCTTACAAAAAGTTTGCGTATTAACTCATTTGGTTAAAAACTCATTTGGTTAACTCTTACGTATTGAAGCGAGAAGCTCGTGAATGAGAATGGTTTGTGGATAGACATAGCACGCAGGGACACAATGAGAGACTGACTTCTAGTTGCAAATAGAGAAGAAACGATATCTATAGAACGTGATTTGGGTCATAGGAGACGATTaaaatgcacacatttgcaTAGATTTGTTTGGCAGTTGTGTTTTTCAAACAGACTTAAAAAAGTCAGACAGAATGCATTCTAGGTGAACAGTGTCAAAATACCTCAAGACTACATTTCGAAAAATCTGACAAGAGGCAGGGACAAGGACAAGGTCAGGGTAGCTGTAGGAAAAGCAGAGAGATCGCTGCATGCCTACCTGGTTCTAGTTTGATTCGCCCAGTCTGTGCGCCAGCCACGCTGTTGCTGCCATTCATGACTACACAGTCAAGGTGGCTCTGACCCGACCTGCAGTGATACAAACCCTCGATcctgtgtgaaataaaaaaataaataaattaaaaaaaaagacacataaGTTGTTAAAGGTGCCATGTTACACTTAAGGCTCACTTCATGCCAAACTCCAAATCATTCTGTGCTCATGCCCCATACTTGTGGCTTGTTCCAGATTCTGCGTGGGTTTCCAAAACATGGCAGTATGTGGACTGGCTTTGCTAAatttatctctctatgtgtgagtgcgtgtgtgtgtgtgtgtgtgtgtgtgtgtgtgtgtgtgagagagagagagagagagagagactcccaCTTTACAGGGATATGCTCTGGATCCACTGTGATCCAGAGTGCTTACTGAACATGaatgaaatgttgaaatgtttattttcctatCAGGACCCACAGAGATCTTGTCCACACAGCTGTATGTTGTAGACTAGCTGTTTGTAGTGTTATAAATCTGCTGTGTTTATACACCATGACTTCAGGTCCAGCCTCCGGCGTCAGATGATGTCTGATGGGCGGCTGCTAGAGTTTAACTGGAGCAGAGACACCGTGTACAGAGACACCGTGTACAGAGACACATCCCACCGACAGACTAAACAACTCACGGACAAGACGAAAACCAACATCTTTTTTGGACTTATTTTGTAAATCCAGCTTCTAAGAAACCATAAAAATATCCAAAGCCTGGTCGATAACTATGAGGCGCAACGTATCTTGTCGGATTCGGGTTTTTAACCgagaaattctttaaaaaacaaaaataaaaaaaaaagtcaacatttTTGGACGTCGACACTTTTTTGTGCAAACATTGTGGGGGAAATATTACTTTACTGAGTAGCGATGACCAAGTCATGGGACCTGGTGTtggaaagagacagacagttgtTTAGCTAACGATTTAGCTCTCGTAGCTAAAATGCAGCAAATTATTCTAAACATTACAAAGTACATGTCAGTTCATACCTTTGGAAATTTGTCCGACACTTTGTCGTAGGtcgttttattatttttattttgactcaagtgaacagttgtttttgtttttttttccaataacaaAGCAAgcagctaactagctagctcaGACACGATAGCATGACGCTAACGGCAGTTTAACGAAGTTATAACGGttcaattacaaaaatataCTGTTTGGAAATATAATTATTTCCAAACAGTACAAGCGAGAAATAGTTAATCAGTTTCCTTAAAATAATCAACTCTATAAGCTTCACCAAACGAGTACAACTGTGTAATATTTgtcatgtattttgtgtgtttgttggtcaGGGCCCGTGTCCCACACCCGCCCTGACCGGGCAGTGGCGCCGCGGTCCCCCGTCTCATTCCGCCCGGAGAACCGAGCCAAAAAACCCagacaccaaaaataaaaaaaataaaaaacaacatccTTCCATTGACAGCCAAACTGCCTTTAATAAATATTCACGTTTACACCTCGAATAACAGCTGGTATCGGCGCTAAACTATTCTTAGAAACGTAtaaagtaaaatgttaaaactaaAAGTCCGTTTAAACAACAACGCAACggtcattttaaatgatttcatgCTAATCGTCTGTATAGCAGCGTCGCTAGCAGGAGCGATGACGTGCTAATCAGTTCATACGGTGTTACCGACCATTGTCTGCACTCGAGCCCAGTAATGGCGCCGTGATTCCGGGAGGAGTCAGCACACAGCTTCCGCTGGCAACGAAGCCTCGGGTAGCCCGCAGAAACGTAAAAAAAGTGTTCGTGCACAAGAATAAGAATTATTCTCGACTATTTATATCTGTTTCGTTATGCATAGTGGATCTACCGTATTAGTAAAAATAAACCGATTTTGATgggggaagaaaagaaaaaaaaacaaaaatagatgTAATGATGTACAAATGTGGCTGAAATTAAAAACATATGTGAATCTATGATGTTTTTTTAGGGTGACTCTAAAACGCATTCTCAAATAAATGACAATTTCCAGCGttatatttacagcagcagAGAGCGAACGGCCCTTGAGCCTTTCTTCGCCCTAAAGTCTTCACTGCAGCGCCGCCATGAATGTTACAAAGACTCGGGGACGCGCCGTCTAAAAATGGGAGAAAACAACCCGAAAATCATCAAATGACTCACCTTTTTACAACACTTAATGCAGGATCCTGTTTTCAATCGGTAGGCCGTTCGACTTAAGTgcaattaatgtttattaattataatatgcGTCGTTTTTTTTAGCCGTAAACCCCGGGGAGTCAAGTCGAAACGGATCCGACAAAAGGAGCGTCTGGTTCGGTATGAAACTCCGCCCAGCGCCGCAGGGGGAGGAACTCTGGGGAAAAACATACGAGACAGAAAGGGGGCTAAGGCGGACTTTGAGACTTAGAAAATATAAAGTGTAATTCgatttttacacaaattttgAGTGCATGTCgtaaatgttttcatgtttattcaccttgcacacacaaacatccactgCTAACTGTAgccacacacacgcagtgtTAACCCAGCAAATGTCAGATTGCGTTTAAAAATCCGGAcactttttcctttgttttagaCGATTTTAGAGGCTCGCAGAGATTGTGGAAGTGTGTTTGCCGTTAATGTGGTGGTGTAAGTGcacaagaggaagaggaggagacgACAAGGACCAGCGCCGGAGCCAAACATCACCGAGCCTGAAGCACAAGGGCTCCGTCCCAGAATACACCTCTCCAGCCTTATGATGCTGGGGGGCTCGTTTCCAGCATGGAATCTCACATCTCTGACCTCAAACACATTCGAGCCGTTTCGGACAAAAATAATAGTGactaaaaatgtgtaaaatcacCATTGTAGCTGAACAAACTAAATCAGTTCGAGCCTCAGTGACTCCCAGCACAGCtctggtccacacacacacacacacatacatatgtatacatacacaccaaaACTGGGAATCACTAgcaaaaaaatttgtaaaaaaataacattcacTATAAAACGTATAATATGCAATAATAACTTTTAGTAAGTTGTAATTCATTGTTCTCTACGAGATCAGCGCCACATCTGACattcatcaaaataaaagtctctatATGTCGCATTGAAGGTCACCAAATGTGGACCAGTGTATTGTGGACATTTTCATTATCCTGTAGCACAGATCAGTTTGTACACTTTAGTCAAACTAAATAGGAAGTACGCAATTATATATTGGGCGTAACGTAAAATGAGtggattgtattttatttttaaacagggGCTTTTATTTTGTTGGGATTTCGCAATTGTGGTCAAGTATTGCCTGAAGACATAAGTGTTTGTGATGTCTAATGAGGACTTTGGATATTAAAAATTTCACAAGACATACTTTGCctaacactactactactactactgctgctgctttcaacaacaataactagaataaacatttcct includes these proteins:
- the ubtfl gene encoding upstream binding transcription factor, like isoform X1, yielding MNGSNSVAGAQTGRIKLEPGGDVWTKEDCLMLLERIKGMLPDGDTLKYKTTESHFDWDKVGFGSFTGDMCKQKWQKVSTEVRKYRTMTELIVDAIEYVKNPYKGKKLKTHPDFPKKPLTPYFRFFMEKRAKYAKIHPEMSNLDLTKILSKKYKELPEKKKLKYIQEFQREKESFEKNMARFKEDHPELIEERKKSDLPEKPKTPQQLWYNHEKKTFMKLHPEVSQKDLKEALRRQWSQLLDKKRLKWISKALELQKNYEDSMRAYHEAHPDANSEEHVKSVLTKAERQLKDKFDGRPTKPPPNGYSLYCAELMVNMKDVPSTERMVLCSKQWKMMTQKEKDMYQKRCEQKKKQYEIDLQRFIESLPDEERDRVLTEEKLGGSKLSIMGAGSHFVSKSLSAKDRGRDSELDQWVHGMPKEKKDGKKKTQLPETPKTAEEMWQQSVIGDYLAKYRNDRKKAQSTMEATWKGMEKKEKIPWIKKAAEDQKRYEVQYRTVRELVEMRTVPSGQGQKKQKFDGEPKKPPVSGYQMFSQELLTNGELNHFSLKERMVEIGKRWHKLSQSQKDKYKKQVEEQQLEYKAELDAWVKSLSPQARAVYKEFSSTKRRSTTKARGPGAKVRVTKGKAVGARAAALGAGGGKRSMAYRVKQDTSDSEEEDNKSNSTDSEDEDDESSASTDSEDEDDDEDDENEEEDDEDDEDQSDGSSSSTDDSSDSESD